A DNA window from Takifugu flavidus isolate HTHZ2018 chromosome 15, ASM371156v2, whole genome shotgun sequence contains the following coding sequences:
- the LOC130539300 gene encoding cytochrome P450 7A1, which produces MILSIALIWAVVVGFCCLLWLAVGIRHRHSSEPPVENGLIPYLGCALQFGANPLQFLRSRQKKYGHIFTCKIAGQYIHFLCDPFSYHSVIRQGRHLDWRKFHFATSVKAFGHDSFDPRHGHTTENLHQTFLKTLQGEALPSLIKTMMGHLQDVMLKSDTLRRSKDHWEVDGIFAFCYKVMFESGYLTLFGKELGEDTCQARQAAQKALVLNALENFKEFDKIFPALVAGLPIHVFKSAYSARENLAKTMHAEKLSKRENVSDLISMRMILNDSLSTFNDVSKARTHVALLWASQANTLPATFWSLFYMIRSPDAIKAAREEAQKVFETFGVKIDPHNPTLNLTRDVLDNMPVLDSIIKEAMRLSSASLNIRVAKEDFLLHLDNQEAYRIRKDDVIALYPPMLHYDPEIFEDPYEYKFDRFLDENNQEKTTFTRNGRKLRYFYMPFGSGVTKCPGRFFAVYEIKQFLTLVLTYFDMELLDPAIQVPPLDQSRAGLGILQPTYDVDFRYKLKLAY; this is translated from the exons ATGATTCTGAGCATAGCTCTGATCTGGGCAGTGGTGGTGGGATTCTGCTGCCTTCTCTGGCTTGCTGTGGGGATAAGACACAG ACATTCAAGTGAACCTCCAGTTGAGAATGGCTTGATCCCCTATCTGGGTTGTGCTCTTCAATTTGGGGCCAATCCACTTCAGTTCCTTCGTAGCCGACAGAAGAAGTACGGCCATATATTCACCTGCAAAATTGCAGGGCAGTACATCCACTTCCTCTGTGACCCATTCTCGTACCATTCAGTCATCCGACAGGGAAGACACTTGGACTGGAGGAAGTTCCACTTTGCTACATCAGTGAAG GCATTTGGCCACGATAGCTTCGACCCTCGTCATGGCCACACCACAGAGAACCTACACCAAACCTTTCTGAAGACCCTGCAAGGTGAAGCTCTGCCCTCCCTCATAAAAACCATGATGGGCCACCTTCAGGATGTCATGCTGAAATCAGATACACTCAGGCGCAGCAAAGATCATTGGGAAGTGGATGGCATCTTTGCATTCTGTTACAAG GTGATGTTTGAATCTGGCTACCTGACTCTGTTCGGTAAAGAACTGGGTGAAGATACGTGTCAGGCTCGACAGGCAGCACAGAAAGCCTTGGTGCTCAATGCACTGGAGAACTTCAAAGAGTTCGACAAGATCTTTCCTGCTTTGGTGGCTGGTCTGCCAATCCACGTCTTTAAGAGTGCTTACAGTGCCAGAGAG AACCTTGCAAAGACCATGCATGCTGAAAAACTGTCCAAGAGGGAGAATGTCTCTGATCTAATCTCTATGAGAATGATCCTGAATGATTCCTTATCTACATTTAATGACGTGAGCAAAGCCAGGACCCATGTTGCACTCCTGTGGGCTTCACAGGCTAACACCCTACCTGCTACCTTCTGGAGTCTCTTTTATATGATCAG GAGTCCTGATGCTATAAAAGCTGCACGTGAGGAAGCGCAGAAAGTTTTTGAAACCTTTGGTGTAAAGATTGATCCCCATAACCCCACACTGAACCTCACTAGGGATGTTTTGGACAACATGCCTGTTCTAG ATAGCATCATCAAAGAAGCAATGCGTCTTTCCAGTGCCTCTCTGAACATTCGTGTTGCCAAAGAGGACTTCCTACTGCATCTTGACAACCAAGAAGCCTACCGTATTAGAAAAGATGATGTCATTGCCCTCTACCCGCCAATGCTGCACTATGATCCAGAAATCTTTGAGGATCCATAT GAGTATAAATTTGACCGTTTCCTGGATGAAAACAATCAGGAGAAAACCACCTTTACCCGTAATGGACGGAAGCTGCGTTATTTCTACATGCCTTTCGGGTCTGGTGTGACTAAATGCCCAGGCAGATTTTTTGCAGTATATGAGATTAAACAATTCCTCACTTTAGTTCTTACCTATTTTGACATGGAACTATTGGATCCTGCTATTCAAGTCCCACCTCTTGACCAGTCTCGTGCAGGTCTAGGA